The following proteins are encoded in a genomic region of Montipora foliosa isolate CH-2021 chromosome 8, ASM3666993v2, whole genome shotgun sequence:
- the LOC137968168 gene encoding uncharacterized protein gives MIDPDEAVSASLSSSAAPQAQALPAQQNITVTNRQHKLCNYITPFAIDRDPTNTANRWDKWKKDIERQFRFFGIHDPEVKKDGLIIYGGHDIADLEDSLPDVENKDPPADEYTKFIRKLDKHFLPKKNKDYARFQLGNLQQAEDESLAKYFDRVREIAKKCEYHDENDAIRDHLIKTVMRNKRIRVKAIRQGWTLQEILDEAAIDEETNQQATEMEKKISQEEKDVKRVEETPDSKPCGRCGRKHTQKCPAFRATCTACGKRNHYANVCRSNP, from the coding sequence ATGATAGATCCTGATGAAGCTGTTTCGGCTTCACTGAGCAGTAGCGCCGCTCCACAAGCCCAAGCACTACCGGCACAGCAAAACATCACTGTTACAAACAGACAGCACAAATTGTGTAATTATATTACACCCTTCGCCATCGACCGCGATCCCACTAACACCGCTAACAGATGGGATAAATGGAAGAAAGATATTGAACGCCAATTCCGCTTTTTCGGCATTCACGACCCAGAGGTGAAAAAAGATGGTCTAATCATCTACGGCGGTCACGATATCGCCGATCTCGAAGACTCCTTACCAGATGTCGAAAACAAAGACCCACCCGCTGACGAATACACGAAATTCATCCGAAAGCTGGACAAGCACTTTCTTCccaagaaaaacaaagactACGCGAGATTCCAGCTCGGTAATTTGCAGCAAGCAGAAGACGAATCACTTGCCAAATACTTCGATCGAGTACGAGAAATCGCCAAGAAATGCGAATATCACGATGAGAACGACGCCATCCGAGACCACTTGATTAAAACCGTAATGCGTAATAAAAGGATTCGAGTTAAAGCCATTCGACAAGGCTGGACTCTTCAAGAAATCCTCGATGAAGCCGCTATCGACGAAGAGACCAACCAGCAAGCGACAGAAATGGAAAAGAAGATTTCTCAGGAAGAAAAAGATGTTAAACGCGTCGAAGAAACCCCAGATTCAAAACCATGTGGTCGCTGTGGGCGTAAACACACGCAAAAATGCCCGGCATTCCGCGCCACTTGCACCGCATGTGGAAAACGAAATCATTATGCAAACGTCTGCCGAAGTAATCCTTAA
- the LOC137968167 gene encoding uncharacterized protein gives MQGSVLDDEKFDRVKVSLSLYKDDKGILRCRGRLKNAPIPFNARFPIFLSRSSHFTNLVINECHVKVLHNGVRETLTELRSCFWVVKGRQAVKTVIGKCSVCKKIEGRSYAVPHSPPLPEFRLSDEFAFSRVGVDFAGPMYVRDIFAKGGGMNKVYKPSCSSGTCAKSDSEKFYQGPRSI, from the coding sequence ATGCAAGGTTCTGTTTTGGACGACGAGAAATTTGACCGGGTCAAAGTTTCGTTATCACTGTACAAAGATGACAAAGGAATTCTTAGGTGTAGAGGCCGTCTCAAGAATGCTCCAATCCCGTTTAACGCTCGCTTTCCTATATTTCTGTCAAGGTCGTCCCACTTCACAAATTTGGTCATCAATGAATGTCATGTGAAGGTCTTACACAATGGTGTGAGAGAGACTCTTACAGAGCTAAGGTCCTGCTTCTGGGTAGTAAAGGGAAGACAAGCTGTGAAGACTGTGATCGGAAAATGTTCTGTTTGTAAGAAGATAGAAGGTAGAAGTTACGCAGTTCCTCATTCCCCACCGCTTCCTGAGTTCCGGTTAAGTGACGAGTTTGCGTTCTCCCGTGTTGGAGTGGATTTTGCGGGTCCTATGTATGTCAGAGATATATTCGCTAAAGGGGGAGGAATGAACAAAGTTTACAAGCCGAGCTGTTCATCTGGAACTTGTGCCAAGTCTGACAGCGAAAAGTTTTATCAAGGCCCTCGCTCGATTTAA